A genome region from Cryptomeria japonica unplaced genomic scaffold, Sugi_1.0 HiC_scaffold_77, whole genome shotgun sequence includes the following:
- the LOC131864151 gene encoding putative germin-like protein 2-3: MAGDSDPLQDFCVADEESKVLVNGFVCKDPMQVSADDFFFRGLGQAGNTDNDVGSNVTMANVKQIPGLNTLGISLVRIDYAVGGINPPHTHPRATEVLVLLEGQLLVGFIDTNNKFFSKTLEKGDVFVFPKALVHFQQNVGHENAVAISALSSQLPGVQTIANSLFAADPPLPDSVLAKAFRITQEVVDYIQKKFA, encoded by the exons ATGGCAGGGGATTCCGATCCCTTGCAAGATTTCTGCGTTGCAGATGAGGAAAGCAAAG TTTTGGTGAACGGGTTCGTTTGCAAAGACCCAATGCAAGTTTCAGCAGACGACTTCTTCTTCCGGGGACTTGGGCAGGCAGGGAACACCGACAATGATGTGGGCTCCAACGTAACGATGGCGAACGTTAAACAGATACCAGGCCTCAATACGTTGGGAATATCGTTGGTCCGCATCGACTACGCAgtgggtggaataaatcctcctcacacacacccaagagccaccgaagttcttgttttactggaaggccagcttcttgtgggtttcattgacaccaacaacaagtttttcagcaaaacgttggagaagggagatgtgtttgtgtttccaaaggcacttgtgcatttccagcagaatgtggggCATGAAAATGCGGTGGCCATATCTGCATTGAGCAGCCAGCTTCCGGGAGTTCAGACAATCGCCAACTCTCTGTTTGCAGCGGATCCTCCTCTCCCAGATTCCGTATTGGCCAAGGCCTTCCGCATCACACAGGAAGTTGTGGATTACATTCAGAAGAAATTCGCATAA